One genomic region from Eptesicus fuscus isolate TK198812 chromosome 4, DD_ASM_mEF_20220401, whole genome shotgun sequence encodes:
- the PRKAA1 gene encoding 5'-AMP-activated protein kinase catalytic subunit alpha-1 isoform X2 — MVMEYVSGGELFDYICKNGRLDEKESRRLFQQILSGVDYCHRHMVVHRDLKPENVLLDAHMNAKIADFGLSNMMSDGEFLRTSCGSPNYAAPEVISGRLYAGPEVDIWSSGVILYALLCGTLPFDDDHVPTLFKKICDGIFYTPQYLNPSVISLLKHMLQVDPMKRATIKDIREHEWFKQDLPKYLFPEDPSYSSTMIDDEALKEVCEKFECSEEEVLSCLYSRNHQDPLAVAYHLIIDNRRIMNEAKDFYLATSPPDSFLDDHHLTRPHPERVPFLVAETPRARHTLDELNPQKSKHQGVRKAKWHLGIRSQSRPSDIMAEVCRAIKQLDYEWKVVNPYYLRVRRKNPVTSTYSKMSLQLYQVDSRTYLLDFRSIDDEITEAKSGTATPQRSGSVSNYRSCQRSDSDAEAQGKCAEASLTSSVTSLDSSPVDLTPRPGSHTIEFFEMCANLIKILAQ, encoded by the exons CTGGATGAAAAAGAAAGCCGCCGGCTGTTCCAACAAATCCTTTCTGGCGTGGACTATTGCCACCGGCACATGGTGGTCCACAGAGACCTGAAACCGGAAAACGTGCTGCTGGATGCACACATGAATGCCAAGATCGCTGATTTTG GTCTTTCAAACATGATGTCAGATGGTGAATTCTTAAGAACAAGTTGTGGCTCACCCAACTATGCTGCACCAGAAGTAATTTCAGGAAG ATTGTATGCGGGTCCGGAGGTAGACATATGGAGCAGTGGCGTTATTCTCTATGCCTTGTTATGCGGAACCCTTCCATTTGACGATGACCACGTGCCAACGCTTTTTAAGAAGATATGTGATGGAATCTTTTATACCCCTCAGTATTTAAATCCTTCTGTGATTAGCCTATTGAAACATATGCTGCAGGTGGATCCCATGAAGAGGGCCACCATCAAAGATATCAG GGAACATGAATGGTTTAAACAGGACCTTCCAAAGTATCTCTTTCCTGAGGATCCATCATATAGTTCAACCATGATTGATGATGAAGCCTTGAAAGAAGTATGTGAAAAATTCGAATGCTCAGAAGAGGAGGTGCTCAGCTGCCTCTACAGCAGAAATCACCAGGACCCGCTGGCAGTTGCCTACCACCTCATCATAGATAACAGGAGAATAATGAACGAGGCCAAAGATTTTTACTTGGCGACAAGCCCGCCTGACTCTTTTCTCGATGACCACCATTTGACTCGGCCCCACCCTGAGAGAGTGCCCTTCTTGGTGGCTGAAACTCCAAGGGCACGCCACACCCTCGATGAATTAAATCCACAGAAATCCAAACACCAAGGTGTAAGGAAAGCAAAATGGCACTTGGGAATTAGAAGTCAAAGTCGACCAAGTGACATCATGGCAGAAGTTTGTAGAGCAATTAAACAACTGGATTATGAATGGAAG GTTGTGAACCCATATTATTTGCGCGTTCGAAGGAAGAATCCTGTGACAAGTACATACTCCAAAATGAGTCTACAGTTATACCAAGTGGATAGTAGAACATATTTATTGGATTTCCGAAGTATTGATG ATGAAATTACTGAAGCCAAATCAGGGACTGCGACACCGCAGAGATCGGGATCCGTTAGCAACTATCGGTCTTGCCAAAGGAGTGATTCGGATGCGGAGGCTCAAGGAAAATGCGCAGAAGCTTCTCTTACCTCATCTGTGACCTCACTGGACTCTTCTCCTGTTGACTTAACTCCAAGACCTGGAAGTCACACAATAGAATTTTTTGAGATGTGTGcgaatttaattaaaattcttgCACAATAA
- the PRKAA1 gene encoding 5'-AMP-activated protein kinase catalytic subunit alpha-1 isoform X3 has translation MVVHRDLKPENVLLDAHMNAKIADFGLSNMMSDGEFLRTSCGSPNYAAPEVISGRLYAGPEVDIWSSGVILYALLCGTLPFDDDHVPTLFKKICDGIFYTPQYLNPSVISLLKHMLQVDPMKRATIKDIREHEWFKQDLPKYLFPEDPSYSSTMIDDEALKEVCEKFECSEEEVLSCLYSRNHQDPLAVAYHLIIDNRRIMNEAKDFYLATSPPDSFLDDHHLTRPHPERVPFLVAETPRARHTLDELNPQKSKHQGVRKAKWHLGIRSQSRPSDIMAEVCRAIKQLDYEWKVVNPYYLRVRRKNPVTSTYSKMSLQLYQVDSRTYLLDFRSIDDEITEAKSGTATPQRSGSVSNYRSCQRSDSDAEAQGKCAEASLTSSVTSLDSSPVDLTPRPGSHTIEFFEMCANLIKILAQ, from the exons ATGGTGGTCCACAGAGACCTGAAACCGGAAAACGTGCTGCTGGATGCACACATGAATGCCAAGATCGCTGATTTTG GTCTTTCAAACATGATGTCAGATGGTGAATTCTTAAGAACAAGTTGTGGCTCACCCAACTATGCTGCACCAGAAGTAATTTCAGGAAG ATTGTATGCGGGTCCGGAGGTAGACATATGGAGCAGTGGCGTTATTCTCTATGCCTTGTTATGCGGAACCCTTCCATTTGACGATGACCACGTGCCAACGCTTTTTAAGAAGATATGTGATGGAATCTTTTATACCCCTCAGTATTTAAATCCTTCTGTGATTAGCCTATTGAAACATATGCTGCAGGTGGATCCCATGAAGAGGGCCACCATCAAAGATATCAG GGAACATGAATGGTTTAAACAGGACCTTCCAAAGTATCTCTTTCCTGAGGATCCATCATATAGTTCAACCATGATTGATGATGAAGCCTTGAAAGAAGTATGTGAAAAATTCGAATGCTCAGAAGAGGAGGTGCTCAGCTGCCTCTACAGCAGAAATCACCAGGACCCGCTGGCAGTTGCCTACCACCTCATCATAGATAACAGGAGAATAATGAACGAGGCCAAAGATTTTTACTTGGCGACAAGCCCGCCTGACTCTTTTCTCGATGACCACCATTTGACTCGGCCCCACCCTGAGAGAGTGCCCTTCTTGGTGGCTGAAACTCCAAGGGCACGCCACACCCTCGATGAATTAAATCCACAGAAATCCAAACACCAAGGTGTAAGGAAAGCAAAATGGCACTTGGGAATTAGAAGTCAAAGTCGACCAAGTGACATCATGGCAGAAGTTTGTAGAGCAATTAAACAACTGGATTATGAATGGAAG GTTGTGAACCCATATTATTTGCGCGTTCGAAGGAAGAATCCTGTGACAAGTACATACTCCAAAATGAGTCTACAGTTATACCAAGTGGATAGTAGAACATATTTATTGGATTTCCGAAGTATTGATG ATGAAATTACTGAAGCCAAATCAGGGACTGCGACACCGCAGAGATCGGGATCCGTTAGCAACTATCGGTCTTGCCAAAGGAGTGATTCGGATGCGGAGGCTCAAGGAAAATGCGCAGAAGCTTCTCTTACCTCATCTGTGACCTCACTGGACTCTTCTCCTGTTGACTTAACTCCAAGACCTGGAAGTCACACAATAGAATTTTTTGAGATGTGTGcgaatttaattaaaattcttgCACAATAA